GTTCTCAGTTGTAAAAAGGAGTTtggtagaaataaaaaaatatcagtGTCTTTTGAAAATCATGTCTTTCTAAACCTCTCTATTTCTCTTCCTCTCTGATAAGGGAAtatcaatgaaaaaaaatctcCCGTGAGTTTAGAAGTATGCTCTGTGATTGCCATTCAATGGATCCTGCACATCAGAAACTAAGCTTAGACAGGGATGCTAAATCCAAGTGAGTTTGGAGAAGTATTCTGGGTTAATGGTATTAACAGCTAAAAGGCAGTGTCTATTGAACGGCGAAAAGAGGAAAATGGCCTAAGTTTTGGCATAGCATACCTGCTGTTATGATCCATTACATTCACAATCCTGATGTTGATTGATGTCAGCTGAAAAAAAACATAGTATGGTAGTATGACTTAGTTGTGACAAAAAATATTGACCATAAAAACCAACCCCAAGTAGACGCCTTCAACTAAAGCAGGCACATAGAAAAGTAGCCACATGACAATAGATAGAATACGATAATTGTCGAAACCACctttttagaaaaacaaaaatttagttgtcgactttaaaaacgaaaattggagtcgtcaccgatcttttattgaggtgtgatcggatcaccttgaaaacaattttaggtctacgaattttgaaaaaataggttcgggagtcggttacgcatgagaaagggttagcaccctcgtaacgcccaaaattggtaccgaatcgattgtttgatgtcttagtgttgaaaattcgaaaagattttaaaatacaatccttttaacttgaataaattgaattaaatgataagacactcttatttcaaagaaataaaatgtcacacccagttaagttaggatgcaacattcttaatcttcaaaattaagtttatcttttgacttttttaaaacctatgcattttgagaaggatatctgattatttgggtcaaatgaaaaatcaaaacccagtaagttagggttcaatttcacaaaaattcctaaatatcgaaaatattgcctttatttttatttaaaaaaattctcgtctcgagaaaacaacatgtcatgtccaatgcgttaggacacgacgtatcgaattcccgagataACCTTTAATTTTGGAGTttctatgtttaaattgaagaagggatattcggttatttaaattcaacaagGAGTGTAGCGACCTAGAATTTTGGGCATGAGCGCTAGACGAAGTAACTattgaaagtttgaaaacagaatctcgattttatttgaaaaaggagtcgccaccgatcttttttctaggtgtgatcgaacacctaataaattctcttttttaaaagaaaaatttatttttaaactttcctaaaaagaggtaattttaggtctgcgtgaaaatccagagaaaattagaggTCGGGAGTCGGTTAGCGcaaggaaggtattagcaccctcgcgacgcccaaaattggtatctcgttaaacgcatgttgttttaattttcaaaatgcaagttcaatttaatatttaatcgtaaTCCGATTGAaatatggaattttttttaaaacacgagaattttgaagcacaattttttttttgttttttaaaaaacgaaatTTTAGAACacgaaaattttagaaacacgaatttttttttaaaacacgacaatttttgaaacacgagaatttttcaaaacacaattttaaaaaaaaacatgacaATTTGTGAAACATTAGTCAttgaaaacacggaaatttgtgaaaaaacgaaattttttgaaacacagaaatttttagaaaacacgaaaattttgaatcaccggaatttttgaaaacacgaagatttttgaaacatcgaaatttttgaaaacacgtgaatttttgaaacacaaattttttttgaaaatacgaaaatttttgaaaacacagaaatttttaaaacaagggaatttttgaaacactgaaatttttgaaaacacgagaattttttaaaacacaaaaattttttaaacacgggaatttttttttttacacaaacttttcgatttttttattaagcaagtatcgtatttaacacgaaccaatgatattcactcaacatagcaatgaaatcaacaaattagtgtcaaatcgattcgttgccttatttttgaaaacacgactATTTTTTGAAGAcacgaaaaattttgaaagatagaaattttttgaaatcatgagatttttttgaatattttcaatttttaaaagggcgtaTCGATTTTAACGCGAACCggtgatattcacccaacatagcgatgaaatcaacgagtttatgttaaatcgattcgttgccttatttattaaaagtatttaaaataaaataaaattaaaattgaattgaattaaaaaatataaatataaatacaaaaatataaaaatgcacaaaatactaataatattaaaacgaaaaaaatacgaacattaaattaaaattaaaaaacgaaATTACCGAAAAGATCTCGAAACACGAATTTCGTCGAACGGGTCCCACAAATTgaaccttttttttcctttttcctttttttcttttttctctttttttcttccctttttttcttctctttttttttctggcCTGCTTCTTTTGGGCCTGCTGGGCTAGTGCGTACGGGCCGGGCCCGCTGGTACTGCTGGTGGGTCTGGGGCCTGCTGGGCTGCTGCGCAAATGGGCCTGCTGGGCTGCCCAAAAAAGACctgatttcttttttgttttgttttgttttttttgggggggctttgccttttttttttagggCCTGAAGCTGTCGAGTCGGGTCGTCAGTCGGGTCGGCCGGTACGGGTCGGGTCGGTTTGACCCGActgttgaaaaaatattattttttttaattttttcctcctttttctttcttcttcttcttctttcttctttctctctttttcttcttttttctttcttacttTCTTTCTTCCTCCCCGATCAGCCCCCCCGCCGATTTCTCTGCTGCTGCCGGTGCTTCCTCCGCCTGCAGTGCATCGGCCGACGACGGCGACGTGCGGTGGAGCTCTCCTTTTCtccctcttttcttctttgcttgctcctttttttttttcgtgggtatttttctttgatgatttttttttgcttgatttgcTTTCTTTGGTGGTAGTAGATGGGAGTATAACGATGGTGGCGGTTTGACGACGCACGGTGGTGATGAGGCTGCtgtttttgcttgatttttctctcaaaaattttgttgtttttttctttttgcttcctTGCCTGGCTCCTTTTTTGGGGGGTTTAAAACCCCTTTTTAActgatttttcttcttcttttttgcagGTTGCAGGTGGCTAGGGAGAGGTAGGCCGGCCGCCGCCGTTGCAGGCGCAAGTTGGGCTGATTGCTGCCACAGGGACCAAATCGTAAATGCAGCAAAAtttttggggcaaaagtgtaattttataaagtttagaggttaaaatataatttggagaacatttaggggtcaaaatgtaatttaaaaaagtttaggggttgaagtataattttgagaaagtttaggggtcaaaatgaaattttagaaaagtttaggggtcaaatgcaaaaaaattaaaaaatttttttttttaaaaaacgaaaGTTATTCCtggacaaaattcagtgattacaaggaggattgaagcccagtaagttagggcacaatcctctCGAGAATCTTAGATACCAAGTATTTTGAACATTTATGTGCAAAACGATTTCGATATTTTTCTAAACAAATGTAATGCGATTGAATGGTAGTGCATAATTCAAAATGATAATTCATAAATTACGATACATGCTAGTGAACGataaatcatcaaataatataaacaagcAATGGATAAATTCAAACAAGAATAGCAACAATAATCTCGATCAGacaacattcaaaaattaaatgaattactaatcaattttttaaagatatactaaaaaattataaaatataagtaccaaaagttttaaaataaacaatatacatGAGTTTGAGAAttgattcaaaatatatatattttttaaaataaacactacATAAATCAATAGTATTGTATAGGAAATATATAATGTACAAAGTactatatacatattaatttagataagtGGTAtatgcaaaattaaaaaattaataataatatatacatataataagatacgtaaaaagtaaaaaatatgtaaagtaAGTTTCCTaaggaaataaattatataggtatatatatatataaagtagtgtcatataaaatattttcatttagaaatataaaggtacataaagagtgaaaataaaaaaaatattataaaataaagatatcaagaaaataaacaaatcatatcaattttacataaaatatatataagtaacgaaaaattccaaaacaataatacataataaaactaaaataaaaatacttagcAACTCTATAAAACTGATTATAATGCATTATAACTTAAAAGAAACTAATACACAAggagataatttaaaaaaaaaaaactaatatatgataaaataatatatatatgaaaagggtaaacgaaaatatatatatgaaatgcgCATTTAACTAAAGCTGGCCCATGGAAATCATAACCACATGACAGTAGATACAATACGATAATATCATCATTCTAAAACTACATATTGCACTCTGGTTCTTCATGATGAGCCACGCACCCTCATTTACAAATCCATCTTATCAATTACCAACTTGTTTTATGTTGATGGAGCCAtcaaaaaaacattttcaagCGTCTAGCTCTTTCTTCCTTTTGACTCTTCTCTCATTCTTCAACTTGCAGGGTCTTAACTTGCTTAGTTTAGCAACAGCAAGTCCTGTAGTTAGAGGAAATGACACTGATCGACAAGCTTTACTCCAGTTCAAAGCCAAGATAACTGGTGATCAACTCAACATTATGGAGTCCTGGAATAGCTCCATTCACTTCTGTCAATGGATCGGTGTTACATGCGGTCGCAAGCATCGAAGAGTCACCAAGCTGAAACTTCGAATCCTCAAACTCTCTGGATCATTGTCACCCTACATTGGGAACTTGAGCTTCCTCAGGGAGTTGGATCTTGCAGGCAACAGCTTCTACAACCAAATTCCTCAAGAAATCGGTGGTTTAAGAAGACTGGAAGTTTTATACCTCGTCAATAACTCCATCAGTGGTGAAATTCCTTCTAATTTATCTGCTTGTTCTAAGCTTATATTAGTTGATATGACAAACAACCAGCTAACGGGAGAAATTCCATCTTTGCTGGGTCTCTTGTCAAACCTGAAAGTATTGGGTTTTAACCACAATCGTTTGATTGGGAGTATCCCACTTTCGTTGGGGAACTTGTCATCcttggtgaaatttggtttgCAGAATAATGCATTGAGTGGGATTATACCTGAAGCTTTTGGACAACTGAgaaatctttcatttttcaccATATTCGGAAATGCGATTTCTGGTATTGTTCCTGTCGCAATGTTCAATCTCTCCAATATTAGAGGCTTTGATATTGGTACAAACAAGATTCAAGGTACTCTTCTTTCTGATTTTGAAATCAATATGCCTCATCTTGAGTACTTTTCTGTAGGGGAAAACCAAATCTCGGGACAAATtccaatttcaatattcaatgcCACATATCTTAATGTACTTGAACTTAATGGAAACAGGTTCAATGGAAATGTGCCTTCATTAGAAAAGCTAGATAAACTGTCTAACCTTGAACTAAGCCAAAATTATTTGGGACATGGGAGAGAAGGTGACTTGCACTTTCTCTGCAGTTTAGTCAATAATACCAGtctagaatttttatttataagtgaTAATAATTTTGGAGGGGAATTTCCTGAATGCAttagtaatttttctaaaactcttTTACAATTAGGAATATATGATAACAAAATATCGGGAAGAATCTCGGAGGGGATTGGAAATCTCATCAATTTGGAGCTGCTTGTGGtattcaaaaatcaattatcaGGTCCCATTCCCTTTAATATTGGGAGGCTTCAAaagctaaaattatttttagcttATATGAATATTCTCTCCAGGACTATTCCCCACTCTATTGGAAATTTAACAGAGTTAATCaaacttgatttaaattttaacaatcttCAGGGCAGCATTCCTTCAGGTCTAGGTAATTGCAAAAAATTGCTTCAAATGGATCTTTCTAGTAACAATCTTAGTGGACCAATACCCCCTGAAGTACTAGGACTTCCATCCTTGTCCATTGTACTAAATTTATCGTCAAACTATTTGACTGGTAAACTTTCTGTTGAAGTAGAAACACTAAAAAGTCTAGGTGAATTGGATGTTTCTCAAAATAGATTATCTGGTTTGCTTCCAGAAAACCTAGGTAGTTGTGTAAGTCTAGAGAAGTTGTTCTTGGaaggaaatttttttgaagGACCAATTCCATCATCTTTGAGTTCATTGAGAGGTCTTGAGGCATTGGATTTATCTGACAATAATCTTTCTGGTGGAATTCCAAAATTTCTTGTGCTATTTGGGGCATTAAAGTATCTAAATCTCTCTTTCAATGATTTTGAGGGAGTAGTACCAAGTGAAGGAGTATTTAAGAATGCAAGTGCTACATTTGTTGAGGGAAATAGTAAGCTTTGTGGAGGCATCCCTGAGTTACATTTGTCAAGATGTAACTCCAAAACATCAGCAAACACATCCCTTAAATTGAAGATCACAATAATTGTTGTGATTTTAGGAGTGACTTTAGTATTCTCTATTTTCCTCATCATCTGGTTTAGAAAGAAAACAGAGCAGAAGCCAACGACAACTCATGTAGAAAATTCTCTTTTACAGTTATCATACCAAAGCATCCTAAGGGCTACTAACGGATTCTCCCCTCAGAATTTGGTTGGTTTGGGAAGTTTCGGATCTGTATACAAGGGAATTCTTGAAGCGAATGGAGCAGTTATTGCAGTAAAGGTGTTTAATCTTCTGAATCATAGAGCTTCCAGGAGTTTCTTGGTTGAATGCGAGGCTTTGAAGAACATTCGACATCGTAATCTTGTCAAGGTATTAACAGCCATTTCAGGTATCGATTATAAAGGCAATGATTTTAAAGCCTTGGTTTATGAGTTCATGGAAAATGGAAGCTTGGAGGATTGGCTACATCCATCTGTTGGCATGAATAAATCAGAGACGATGAGAAACCTAAACTTCTTTCAAAGACTTAATGTGGCCATAGATGTTGCTCATGCACTTGAATATCTGCACCATCGTTGTGAGACCCCAATCATTCATTGTGACCTCAAGCCAAGCAATGTTTTACTCGATGGGGAAATGGTTGGTCATATAAGTGACTTCGGCTTAGCAAAAATCCTTTCTCGAGAATGGCCAAACTATTCTACTAACGGATCAAGCTCCCTTGGAGTAAGAGGAACAATCGGCTATGCTCCACTTGGTATGTTcacttttttcatttctttcattatttaaaagaaaaaaaaaatctaagagCAGTCTTGTTGTATATTTAGAGGTTATCCACTacaattatttatatgtattttgtgacgaattaattatagaatatgGCATGGGAAGCGAGTTGTCAACCAATGGCGATGTGTATAGCTATGGCATCCTCTTGTTAGAGATGTTAACAGGGAAAAGGCCAACGAATGAAAGGTTCAAAGAAGGTTTAAGTCTTCATAACTTTGTGAAAGCAGCTTTGCCCGATCGAGTGGTTGAAATTATAGATCCCATTCTTCTTCAAGAAAGTGTCAGAGGAGGAACAGCGGCGGACATCATTCTTAATGAAAACAACTTGGGAAATGACATACATCTTCAGTGCTTGAATTCAATATTCGAAATAGGACTTACTTGTTCTACCGAATCACCGAGTGAGAGGATGGACATGAGTAATGTTATTACCAAGCTTTGTTCGATTAGAGACAAGCTTCTTCATCCAACTCGGTTACGTCGTAGTGTTTGAACTTTGTATGCTACTCAATCAGCAGGTAAtaatatcttaataaaatactcatttgttttattaattaagctttttttgataaagtggaaagatggaaagtatattttttttcataggTCTGTTCGGTGTAAACATTTAAAAagtgaataattttaaattaacaaatacatctctgtcaattttttttaccaattacacttttttttttctcttttccactCAAAGCCCACCACATTCCTACTATGTGCTTAAATAAATCCTTGTTTCTTTAGTTGCAGGCATCTAAGGTGTTGTGTGGATCAACATCAAAGCGGCTCAAGTCCGACAACTTGCTTGATGTTCtccaagaaaatagaagaaaaatggaGTTCTTTTTCCTGTTTTCTACCAATAATTTTCAGTGTAATTTGTATAATACTTCGTTTTTGTCTTTGCATCATAAGCTACTAGATTGATTTTTACTTTGCGTCTTATTGTGTCAGTCATGGCATTGAATACGTTAGTCAATCGCTATTCATGGGAACTTTATATTTCTGAAATTGATAATCTtttctatattaaaatattagaatggAATACattcaagaaatttttaatttgtattttgtctattttactcaaaaaatgagtaaattagtctttatatattataataaactagtctttttattaaaaaaattattcatttttattgttaaaaactgattTTTATGTGttgaaattatttgattattctatcgtcctttaatttaatatatagagattaatttactcaatattttaagACATTACAATGCTTTCTTTCCAGCAACCGGAATTTGTCGCAGTCTTTCAGCATCAACAAAACTAGATTTCCTAGTAATAATTTCCATCTTCTAAGTTGGGATACGTTGACATATTTTCAGTTAGCTTCtgattttcagaatttatatATGATTAACCCTCGTTCCAAATGTCATGTTATGTCAGTTCTCTCTTGAAATATACTATTGTCTACAATAATCTAAAGAAAGCTATTATGGTTTCACTTGAACTAAAAAGCTATGATGTTCGGATCCCACGGTCAACGTgattatacttttttttcttatctcTCCAGTACTTttcctaattaattttaacttttctcaTCTATAAAATCCAACTAAAACTCTATCATATTTcgacaattttaattaaaataaaatataaacccaATTAAAAGCTTACGATATTGTTagataattttagttaaaataatcaaaatactttcattataatcaaattactaTATCATGAGttataatataaatgaatcTTTTCATTGTCTTAATTTAATCTCAATTctaatctatttaatttttttcaagtgtattattatttcttttagaccaaaatttattaattttattcatttggtaaatttaggatttttttatttgtgagGAGCaagatttattaattttattgttaggTCAATTTAGGTtaccatattttttaaattttaatttgttccttctgaagaaaataaattttccttttattattgttttactaTTCGTTCCGTTTCctcttcctttttatttctttgtctttttacaattttaaaaaaattaaattaataaataaacagtaaatgaaaacaaactttcttaaataaataaaatcattatcttcaatcaataattttgtGTTGATGAATTTAGATCCACCTATGTTACGGGTGTTTGTGATCAAGAACTTATATATGGATATGGTATGGTGTTATTCATTGTTACTTAAACTCATTCCAGTCTAATATATGAACCCTCAATTTTGTGTAAACTCgattacttttgtaaatatttaactCAAACCTTTTAAATCTTTgataacatatttatatgtaaagaGTTTTAGATTCTcgtatattattttttatttttaaa
This genomic window from Gossypium raimondii isolate GPD5lz chromosome 10, ASM2569854v1, whole genome shotgun sequence contains:
- the LOC128033863 gene encoding LRR receptor-like serine/threonine-protein kinase EFR, whose product is MMSHAPSFTNPSYQLPTCFMLMEPSKKHFQASSSFFLLTLLSFFNLQGLNLLSLATASPVVRGNDTDRQALLQFKAKITGDQLNIMESWNSSIHFCQWIGVTCGRKHRRVTKLKLRILKLSGSLSPYIGNLSFLRELDLAGNSFYNQIPQEIGGLRRLEVLYLVNNSISGEIPSNLSACSKLILVDMTNNQLTGEIPSLLGLLSNLKVLGFNHNRLIGSIPLSLGNLSSLVKFGLQNNALSGIIPEAFGQLRNLSFFTIFGNAISGIVPVAMFNLSNIRGFDIGTNKIQVIIPKHPKGY